Sequence from the Segatella copri genome:
CATCAACTGGCTGTAGTGATACTCACCTCTTGGGATGATATCACCTACATAACCGGTCTTCACGGCATCATAACCATATTTGTTCATCAGGTTGAAGGCATCTTCCAGGTGGCGCTCGTAGTTGAGAGCTGCAGAAGATGTCTCGTGGTGCATCATCAGTTTCACACCCTTAGAGTGAGCATATTCGTTGAGCATCTTGATATCGAAGTCAGGATATGGAGTCACGAAGTCGAAGACATCGAGCTTCTGATGACCGAACCAGTCTTCCCAACCTTCGTTCCAGCCTTCTACCAATACTTCCTGCAAACCGTTCTTGGCTGCAAAGTCGATGTAGCGCTTTACTTCCTCGTTGGTTGCACCATGAGTACCGTTAGGCTTGCACTTGCTGTAATCAGTTACACCGAGGCGAACAGATGGCAGGTCGTTGGTATAGCTCCAGGTCTTGGTGCCTACAATCATATTCCACCATACACCGCAGTACTTGGTAGGATGAATCCAGGATGTATCCTTAATCTTGCAAGGCTCGTTAAGGTTCAATGTCAACTTGCATGAAAGCATATCACGTGCATCATCACTTACCATCACGGTACGCCAAGGGGTATTGAATGGAGTCTGGATAAATCCCTTTCTGCCTACAGCATCAGGAGTAAGCCAAGACTCGAAGGTCAATGTTTTCTCATCCAGATTGAGGTGCATGGTAGGATAATCCAGGCAGGCTGCCTCGTGGATGTTGATATAGAGTCCATCCTGGGTCTTCATCTGGAGAGAGGTCTGAACGCCGGTATCAGAGAAGACGGTAGTAGATGAATTGCTCTTGTAAGCTTCACGGTTTTTCGCAATAATTGGACGGATACCTGTCAACGGAGTAATGTTGTAATCATACTCCTGTGTATCATAATCACCAGGAATCCAGTAAGCAGTATGATCGCCTGCCATGGCAAACTGGGTATGCTCCTCCTGGATGACAAAATAGTTCAGACTTTCCTGTTGTGGGAACTCATAGCGCAAGCCCATACCATAATCATATACACGGAAACGGATGGTGATGTTGCGCTTAGAAGAAGCCTGGTTCAGGTTTACCTCCATCTCGTTATAATGGTTGCGGATGGTAGCGGTTTCGCCCCATACCGGCTTCCAGGTTTCGTCGAAAGTCGATGTCTTGCTACCAGTTTCAGTAAAACCATCCATAAGGCTGGTTTCCTCCATACCCTTAGAGGCATGTTTATCCTTAGCCAGTTCCAATCCTAAGTGGGATGGCTTGCATACAGTCTTTCCCTTATAGCTCATCTCATAGGTAGGCTGTCCCTTTTCGGTCAAAGAGAAAGTTACCGAGACGTTGCCGTTAGGTGATTTAACGGTCTGGGCTGCTGCCAACATAGGAAGCAAGAGGCCCATCACTAATACATTCAGTTTTTTCATACTGTTCAGTCGTTGTTTATTCTTGTTTTTGAATCTTCGTTAGTTTATCTCAATAATTATCTGTTTATTCTTAAGATAGTGCAAAGATACAAAAAACAAAAATACCCTCCACATTTGGGAGGGTATTTTTCTGCAAATGAGTGTGCAAACGTTTGCACTGTATATATAATCATGTTAGTTAGACTCTTCCAGACTGCGAAATCATCTCTGTGATATTCTGCACGAAACGCTTGTCAGCAGCCAGATCCTCTATGTTGAGGTGCATGCGGTAACGCCAGTAATGCTTAGGGTTAGCCGGGATATTGATACGCTCGGCATCGGCAGACGGCAGACGGAGAGCCTCATCGGTAGCCAGCCAGTCCTGGATGCTCAATATGCAGAGCATGGATGGAGAGGTGAGATGGCGGCTGATGATGTCACTAGCCAACCAGCCTGGGAGTGGATGAGGTGCTGGTCCCTGACGGTAGAGCATCGTATTGTAATACTCCTGGGTACGCTGGATATTCTCATCCCACCACATGCGCAGAGTAGGCATATCGTGGCTCGAAATAGTACATACCGAGCGGTATGGGTTACGGCTCAGATATCCGAACTTAACCGATGGATCCTTGGGCATGCTCTGGAGTTCCAGACTCAAAATCTTCAGTTCATCCATCACCCATGGCACACAATCAGGCACCATACCGAGGTCTTCTGCACAAACCAGCATGCGGGTAGCCTGAACCAGCTTAGGCAACTTCTTCATCGCCTCCTGATACCAGAACTGGTTGTTGCGGCGATAGAAATAGTCGTTGTAAAGGCGGTTGAACGCAGCCTTGTCATTATCATAGAGCGACTCGTAGATAAAGTCAAGCTGGGCTGAGATACGTGGATGGAAGACGCCAGGGTTGGTATGATCACGTACGAAGAGTACATCGCTGATCAGGGCATACAAGCCATCACGCAGCCAAAGTTCCTTCTCATCTGTTGCATCAGCAAAAAGAGCCTCTACCTTGCGCTGGGTATCTACCTCAGGCTTCATCTGATAACGCTCGTCATCCAGACGGTCGAGATACTTTTCCTTTACCTCGCCGGCACGCTCATGGAACACACGGTCCAATACCCAATCGGTAATGAACGGACGGGTAAAACGGTCATCCTGGAAGTGCAAACCATAGCTTTCTATCTCTTCACGGCTCATGGCGAGCGCAGGTGCAAACTGTCCGAGCAGACCATGCACGCTGCTTACCGGAATCTCCCAGATACGGAAGAAGCCCAATACGTGGTCGATGCGGTAAGCATCAAAATATCTTGCCATGTTCTGGAAACGGCGGTTCCACCACTGGCAGCCATCCTTCAGCATCTCAAACCAGTTATAGGTAGGGAATCCCCAGTTCTGACCATTGGCAGAGAAGTCATCAGGTGGAGCACCCGCCTGACCATTGAGGTTGAAGTATTTTGGTTCCATCCATACATCGCAACCATTGCGGTTTACGCCGATTGGAATATCACCCTTCAAAATAACGCCCTTAGCCTTGGCATGCTCGTGAGCCTCCTGCATCTGGCGGTCCAGTACGAACTGTACGAAATAGAAGAACGCCACGTTCTTGTAAGCTGCAGTCTTAGGGTCGGTAAGTGCCTTGCGCTCAGCCTCATCCCATACCTGATGATCTGGCCACTGGTTGAAATCAGCCGTACCATTCTTATCACGCAGGTATGAATACTGTGCGTAAGGAACCAACCACAGTTCAGTATCCTGAAAGAAAGCCTTATATTCGGCTGTCTTCATCATCTTTCCACCTTCCTGATTGAAGATTTGGCGCAAGTAATTTATCTTGAAATCATTTACCTTTTCGTAGTCTATCTTATCCAGTGCGTTCAACTCAGCACGTGTCTTCTCAGCCTCAGCACGAGCCTTTGCAT
This genomic interval carries:
- a CDS encoding glycoside hydrolase family 97 protein, with protein sequence MKKLNVLVMGLLLPMLAAAQTVKSPNGNVSVTFSLTEKGQPTYEMSYKGKTVCKPSHLGLELAKDKHASKGMEETSLMDGFTETGSKTSTFDETWKPVWGETATIRNHYNEMEVNLNQASSKRNITIRFRVYDYGMGLRYEFPQQESLNYFVIQEEHTQFAMAGDHTAYWIPGDYDTQEYDYNITPLTGIRPIIAKNREAYKSNSSTTVFSDTGVQTSLQMKTQDGLYINIHEAACLDYPTMHLNLDEKTLTFESWLTPDAVGRKGFIQTPFNTPWRTVMVSDDARDMLSCKLTLNLNEPCKIKDTSWIHPTKYCGVWWNMIVGTKTWSYTNDLPSVRLGVTDYSKCKPNGTHGATNEEVKRYIDFAAKNGLQEVLVEGWNEGWEDWFGHQKLDVFDFVTPYPDFDIKMLNEYAHSKGVKLMMHHETSSAALNYERHLEDAFNLMNKYGYDAVKTGYVGDIIPRGEYHYSQLMNNHYQRVIETAAKHHIMVNAHEATRPTGICRTWPNLVGNESARGTEYEAFGGNKSYHTVMLPFTRLQGGPMDYTPGIFETKLSEWSNNKSYVHTTLCGQLSLYLVMYSPLQMAADLPEHYEKYDDAFQFIRDVACDWDDSKYLEAEPAKYITVARKAKGTDNWFVGGKTDAARTAVVKLDFLDKGKKYACAIYQDGKNADYEKNPKSYQIIHKTVKKGDVLKIKEARGGGFAISLLAK
- a CDS encoding 4-alpha-glucanotransferase, giving the protein MTVQFNIKYKVMFGEQIVVNIQTEEGELKLPLETTDGERWACDWCVESPEKSYTYYYSVEREGRAVKTEWLMIKHQLDVNARKAAVYTLYDHWKAMPEDAFLYSSAFTDCINHQAPQEMKPETGSKIVRLIVRAPQLRDGERLGVLGADKALGAWDVQKILPMTQHTYNEWVADIDAAHLEGSHLEFKFVAFRNAKNELLWETSMNRTVDLPEMKAGELVSYELDQAFFALYNRKLAGTLVPVFSLRTRKSAGIGDFGDLKTMIDFVASTGQKVLQLLPINDTTITHTWTDSYPYSCISVFAIHPQYANLHALPELKDAKARAEAEKTRAELNALDKIDYEKVNDFKINYLRQIFNQEGGKMMKTAEYKAFFQDTELWLVPYAQYSYLRDKNGTADFNQWPDHQVWDEAERKALTDPKTAAYKNVAFFYFVQFVLDRQMQEAHEHAKAKGVILKGDIPIGVNRNGCDVWMEPKYFNLNGQAGAPPDDFSANGQNWGFPTYNWFEMLKDGCQWWNRRFQNMARYFDAYRIDHVLGFFRIWEIPVSSVHGLLGQFAPALAMSREEIESYGLHFQDDRFTRPFITDWVLDRVFHERAGEVKEKYLDRLDDERYQMKPEVDTQRKVEALFADATDEKELWLRDGLYALISDVLFVRDHTNPGVFHPRISAQLDFIYESLYDNDKAAFNRLYNDYFYRRNNQFWYQEAMKKLPKLVQATRMLVCAEDLGMVPDCVPWVMDELKILSLELQSMPKDPSVKFGYLSRNPYRSVCTISSHDMPTLRMWWDENIQRTQEYYNTMLYRQGPAPHPLPGWLASDIISRHLTSPSMLCILSIQDWLATDEALRLPSADAERINIPANPKHYWRYRMHLNIEDLAADKRFVQNITEMISQSGRV